In Pedobacter sp. WC2423, the following are encoded in one genomic region:
- a CDS encoding cupin domain-containing protein — translation MEINSYINEGNLEQYCFELNNVSLGNEIASLRLGHPEIREELNRIEFTIEELAKSHAITPSPKLKGRIMAALGIAEEELHLDHLPPTSKYSNYENWLKTVEHLIPAEPFDDFFAHVLQQNEQMAQTLVITKLNVPDEVHDVVAESFFILKGTCTCTVGSEIFTLNAGDYLAIPLHTNHDIRIDSPYVIAILQHQFV, via the coding sequence ATGGAGATCAATTCCTATATTAATGAGGGTAATTTGGAACAATATTGTTTCGAATTAAACAATGTGAGTCTTGGAAACGAGATCGCCTCATTGCGTTTGGGACATCCCGAAATCAGAGAGGAGCTTAACCGGATCGAATTTACTATCGAAGAACTGGCCAAAAGTCATGCTATCACACCCAGCCCGAAACTTAAAGGCAGAATAATGGCTGCATTGGGCATTGCTGAAGAGGAACTCCATCTGGATCACCTCCCGCCGACCAGTAAATACTCAAATTATGAAAACTGGTTAAAAACAGTAGAACACCTGATTCCGGCTGAGCCTTTTGACGATTTTTTTGCACATGTATTACAGCAGAACGAACAGATGGCACAAACTCTGGTGATCACTAAATTGAATGTGCCAGATGAGGTTCATGATGTGGTAGCTGAAAGTTTCTTTATTCTGAAAGGTACTTGTACCTGTACTGTCGGTAGTGAGATTTTTACGCTGAATGCAGGAGACTATTTAGCCATTCCGCTGCACACCAACCACGATATCAGGATCGACTCCCCTTATGTGATTGCTATATTACAACACCAGTTCGTCTGA